A region of Desulfuromonas sp. TF DNA encodes the following proteins:
- a CDS encoding efflux RND transporter permease subunit, producing MVLSDLSIKRPVLATVMSLVIILIGLISYQRLSVREYPNIDEPVVNVETRYPGATAEIIESQITQPLEESLAGIDGIDLLTSLSRPETSQITVKFRLSRNPDQAANDVRDRVSRVRDRLPDEISEPVISKVEADAQPTIYLAFSSSNHTPLEITDYADRYVKDQLQNISGVANVLILGERRYAMRLWLDPARLAAYGMTPQDVENALRRQNVEIPSGRIESTEREFTVLAETDLRTPEQFETMILQDQSGYLVRLRDVGRAEIGAESERSVVRFKGNAAVALGVVKQATANPLDISKAVRTMVPEIEAGLPEGMKVAVAYDRAIFIDRSIQNVFRTIGEAVLLVILVIFIFLRSFRSTLIPLVTIPVSLVGAFGVMYVLGFSVNTLTLLAMVLAIGLVVDDAIVMLENIHRHIEAGMSTREAAFKGSREIAFAVIAMTLTLAAVYAPIGFMEGRTGRLFTEFALTLAGAVLISGFVALTLSPMMCSKLLRHQKKHSAVYNFIERGMVSMTDGYRALLRWSLRGSVVVILLALGTAGAAWFLFGTLKSELAPTEDRGTIIGVGIAPEGSTIAYTDKYARMIEKVYAETPEVERYFVLTGRPVVSQIIAFAGLEDWNKRDRKQQAIVQEMQPKLFGGIPGIMAFPLNPPSLGQSALSKPVQFVIQTNADYGELQKMTDAVMDEARKWPGFQNLDSDLKLNKPQLSVQVDREKTVDVGADVATVGRTLETMLGGRQVTRFKREGKQYDVIVQIEDVERVTPSDLSAIYVRGNGGRMVQLSNLVTVDETVAPKELNHFNQLRAAKVTASLAPGYALSDGIAQLEEVAARVLPGNAIVDYDGPSREFKESSASLYVTFLLALGFIYLVLAAQFESFVDPFIIMLSVPLSVTGALLALNLSGHTLNVYSQIGLVTLVGLITKHGILIVEFANQLQEEGWSKFDAVVESASLRLRPILMTTGAMVLGALPLALAHGAGAESRQAIGWVIVGGMSLGTVL from the coding sequence ATGGTTCTATCCGATCTTTCCATTAAACGCCCCGTCCTGGCGACGGTGATGAGCCTGGTGATCATCCTGATCGGCCTGATCAGCTATCAGCGGCTGTCTGTGCGCGAATATCCCAACATCGACGAGCCGGTGGTGAATGTGGAGACCCGCTACCCGGGGGCCACCGCCGAGATCATCGAGTCGCAGATCACCCAGCCCCTGGAAGAGAGCCTCGCCGGCATCGACGGCATCGACCTTCTCACCTCCCTCTCCCGGCCGGAGACGAGCCAGATCACGGTTAAATTCCGCCTCAGCCGCAACCCCGACCAGGCCGCCAACGACGTGCGCGACCGCGTTTCGCGGGTGCGCGACAGGCTTCCTGATGAAATCAGCGAGCCGGTGATCAGCAAGGTGGAGGCCGACGCCCAGCCGACCATCTACCTGGCCTTCTCCTCCAGCAACCACACGCCGCTGGAGATCACGGATTACGCCGACCGTTACGTCAAGGACCAGCTGCAGAACATCAGCGGCGTCGCCAACGTACTGATCCTAGGAGAGAGGCGCTACGCCATGCGCCTGTGGCTCGACCCGGCGCGCCTGGCCGCCTACGGCATGACCCCCCAGGACGTGGAGAACGCCCTGCGGAGGCAGAACGTTGAAATCCCCTCCGGGCGCATCGAGTCGACGGAGCGGGAATTCACGGTCCTTGCGGAAACCGACCTGCGCACCCCTGAACAGTTCGAGACGATGATCCTGCAGGACCAAAGCGGCTACCTGGTGCGTCTCCGGGATGTGGGACGGGCCGAAATAGGCGCCGAGAGCGAGCGCAGCGTGGTGCGCTTCAAGGGAAACGCCGCCGTGGCGCTCGGTGTGGTGAAACAGGCCACCGCGAACCCCCTGGACATCTCCAAGGCCGTGCGTACCATGGTCCCCGAAATCGAGGCAGGCCTCCCCGAGGGGATGAAGGTCGCCGTCGCCTACGATCGCGCCATCTTTATCGACCGCTCCATCCAGAACGTCTTCCGGACCATCGGCGAAGCGGTCCTTCTGGTCATCCTGGTGATCTTCATCTTCCTGCGCAGCTTCCGTTCCACCCTCATCCCGCTGGTCACCATTCCGGTCTCGTTGGTCGGCGCCTTCGGCGTCATGTACGTCCTCGGCTTCTCGGTGAATACCCTCACCCTCTTGGCGATGGTGCTGGCCATCGGCCTGGTGGTGGACGACGCCATCGTGATGCTGGAGAATATCCACCGTCACATCGAGGCGGGGATGTCCACCCGGGAGGCGGCCTTCAAGGGGAGCCGCGAGATCGCCTTCGCGGTCATCGCCATGACCCTGACCCTGGCGGCGGTCTACGCTCCCATCGGCTTCATGGAAGGGCGCACCGGCCGGCTTTTCACCGAATTCGCGCTGACCCTCGCCGGTGCGGTTCTGATCTCGGGCTTCGTCGCACTGACCCTCTCGCCGATGATGTGCTCCAAGCTGCTGCGTCACCAGAAGAAGCATTCGGCCGTCTACAACTTCATCGAGCGGGGGATGGTGTCCATGACCGACGGGTACCGCGCCCTGCTGCGCTGGTCCCTGCGCGGAAGCGTGGTGGTGATCCTGCTCGCCCTGGGGACGGCCGGAGCGGCCTGGTTCCTCTTCGGCACCCTCAAGTCCGAACTCGCTCCCACCGAGGACCGGGGGACCATCATCGGCGTCGGCATCGCCCCGGAAGGGTCGACCATCGCCTACACCGACAAGTACGCCCGCATGATCGAAAAGGTTTATGCCGAGACCCCCGAGGTGGAGCGTTATTTTGTGCTGACCGGCCGGCCGGTGGTCTCACAGATCATTGCCTTCGCCGGCCTCGAGGATTGGAACAAGCGGGATCGCAAGCAGCAGGCCATCGTTCAGGAGATGCAGCCCAAGCTTTTCGGCGGCATCCCGGGGATCATGGCCTTTCCCCTCAACCCCCCCTCCCTGGGGCAGAGCGCCCTGTCCAAGCCGGTGCAGTTCGTCATCCAGACCAACGCCGATTACGGGGAGCTGCAGAAGATGACCGATGCGGTCATGGACGAGGCCCGCAAGTGGCCGGGATTCCAGAACCTCGATTCCGACCTGAAGCTGAACAAGCCCCAGCTCTCCGTCCAGGTCGACCGGGAGAAGACAGTGGACGTCGGCGCCGATGTCGCCACCGTCGGACGCACCCTCGAGACGATGCTCGGCGGACGGCAGGTCACCCGCTTCAAGCGCGAAGGGAAGCAGTACGACGTCATCGTCCAGATCGAGGACGTCGAGCGGGTCACCCCCTCGGATCTCTCCGCCATCTATGTGCGGGGAAACGGGGGCAGGATGGTTCAGCTCTCCAACCTGGTGACCGTCGATGAGACGGTGGCTCCCAAGGAGCTAAACCATTTCAACCAGCTGCGCGCCGCCAAAGTCACCGCGAGCCTGGCGCCGGGCTATGCCCTCTCCGACGGAATCGCCCAACTCGAGGAGGTCGCCGCCCGGGTCCTGCCCGGCAACGCCATCGTCGACTACGACGGCCCCTCCCGGGAATTCAAGGAGTCGAGCGCCAGCCTCTACGTAACGTTCCTGCTCGCCCTGGGATTCATCTACCTGGTGCTGGCGGCGCAGTTCGAGAGTTTCGTCGATCCCTTCATCATCATGCTCTCGGTCCCCTTGAGCGTCACCGGGGCCCTGCTGGCTCTCAACCTCAGCGGCCACACCCTCAACGTGTACAGTCAGATCGGCCTGGTGACGTTGGTGGGACTGATCACAAAGCACGGCATCCTCATCGTCGAGTTCGCCAACCAGCTGCAGGAGGAGGGGTGGAGCAAGTTCGACGCCGTCGTCGAGTCGGCCTCCCTGCGCCTGCGACCCATCCTCATGACTACCGGCGCCATGGTTCTGGGTGCCCTTCCCCTGGCCCTGGCCCACGGCGCCGGAGCGGAGAGCCGCCAAGCCATCGGCTGGGTCATCGTGGGGGGGATGAGCCTCGGAACGGTGCT